The Allocoprobacillus halotolerans nucleotide sequence TTTTATCTTTAAAAAAGTAAAAACATTTATAATATAAGATTTAAAATTTTATGTATTTTTATGATTACTTACTTTTCAATAAATGTTTTTTTAAACAACCCTATTTTATTTCGAACAGCTAGTATTGCCCGTACTTATATCTTTACAGTTATCATTAGTATCGTTGCATTAATATATTTTGATAGAATGCAAACCAAATATGAAACTGATAAACATGCTAAAGAGGCAATGATACAAAATATGACAAAAGAAGAAGAATTTATAAAACAATTACAGAATCAACAGTTAGAGATTAGAAAGATTAATCATAATTTGAATAACATATTAATTATATTACAAGCACATTTGAAAAATGGTGAATATGATGAAGCAATAGAATATATTGAACAGAATTTAAAAATACATGTTAAAGCTTATCAGGATTTAACGCATACTGGTATTCCAACTCTTGATAGTATCTTAAATAATCAGATGTATCTTATGAAAGAAAAGAATATTGAATACCATGAGGATATTACAAAAATATTGCATTTAGGTAATGTTAAAACTGATGATTTGTCTCTAGCAATAAGTTTAGCATTAGATAATGCTAGAGAAGCATGTGAAAAAGTTGATGCTCAAAGACAGATTTCTTTAAGTTTACAAAGCAAGCAAACACATGTTGTTCTTTATATTACTAACTCTATTCCTCAAGGAAGTCATCCACATTTCCATAAAACAACTAAAGCAGATAAAATTGCTCATGGACATGGAGTGAAAAGTATTAAAGAGATTGCCAGAAAATATCATGGAGATGTAAAATATGATATAAAAGATAATCAGGTTATTTTAAGAATTATGTTACAAAAATAAATAAAAAGAACAGTTTGGAGTCATAATAGACCTCGACTGTTCTTTTTTGAATACAAATAATAATCGACCTTTTTTTAATACGAAATAATGGTTGACTATTCAAG carries:
- a CDS encoding sensor histidine kinase; amino-acid sequence: MQTKYETDKHAKEAMIQNMTKEEEFIKQLQNQQLEIRKINHNLNNILIILQAHLKNGEYDEAIEYIEQNLKIHVKAYQDLTHTGIPTLDSILNNQMYLMKEKNIEYHEDITKILHLGNVKTDDLSLAISLALDNAREACEKVDAQRQISLSLQSKQTHVVLYITNSIPQGSHPHFHKTTKADKIAHGHGVKSIKEIARKYHGDVKYDIKDNQVILRIMLQK